Below is a genomic region from Erigeron canadensis isolate Cc75 chromosome 7, C_canadensis_v1, whole genome shotgun sequence.
AAGATACCTTGGTGTTATGGTGACCGGGGAGTTTAGCAGACTCAATATCTAAGGAATCGTGGCGCTTCAAGACAAGGTGTTCGATTTCATCCGGAAGTGGATGATCAGGTGTTTGAAATTAAATGAATGGGTTTGTTCGATGTTATCTACTTCTTCCTGTTCAACATTACGACAACGTTGGAGATTCTGTTGCTGCCATCGGGGGTGGACACGTCCGAGTTTCATGTACTGCCCGCAACTGGGGTATTCATGGTGTTGCTTAGTGAAGagatttataattatatatggaaTAAATATCTGGGAATTGAGAGTTTGATAAAGATTGtttgatattatgatttatggGGTATTCATGGggtatttatgatttatttattactcgtaataaaaaTATAGGAATTACAAAGATTGTGAATACCGCGTTGATATTAAAACAAGATGAGCTAAAATCTGGGAAGTGAGAGTTTGATAAAAATCAAAGAATAGAATGAAAAATGAATAGGAATGAAGGAATGAGGAGTTTTATACTGTACTACACatcattatacatatatatctataataattcGTAGACAAATATTATAACTaaactcttattattaattatgttagATCATTATACTCCGTAAGTTCAAATCTTAGTATACGAGTAATACTCATCTAATTATTTTTTGAAGTCAAAATTCctaatttacatatacaaaaaacCCAATTTTGACCCGGGTCTGTAATAACCCTGACCGTATTGACCTGGTTTTAAAAGGATATCGACCTGGCACGACTTTCATATATAAGACTTACACCCCTATATGGTGGTGTGATTTCACCATGTAAAGGAGAATGGGCAGGACATTGGCCACACCATAGATTATGAAAAAGAGCCGGTCCATATGTGGTTTTAATATGTATCGATGGAGAGAAAATATATACGTAGAGTACGATAATGGGCGTGCGGCCATCAGGGCTAAGAAGTAAAGGATTGAGATCGAGAAGCGTCTTATGGTGGTGAGTTTCCATGCAAAATGCTAATCAAGCTATAGAGACTTTTTGGGGTTTTTTAAGAACTTTTCCGAGCTGTGACTTTCTGTTTAAGTACCAcatctttcaaaataaaataaaataaaagattccTTTATATTAAAAGCCTATAGCTTTAAGCTCTTAAAACGTCTGGCAATGTCTGCAAAACACACCCATAAGGCCATAATCCAATGATAATAACAACATATGGACACTACTGCAGCAATCAAAATATCTCGTATACATTTCtttcataattacatatatacttacatattGACAATTACACGAGTTAATTGCATAGATCTTAATCAAGGTCAATAGATAACCAAAAGATATTTtggaaaaatagaaaacacaAGCTGGTGCTAGGAAGAGTACTCATCTGAAAAGTTATAATCTGGGCTTTTCGGATTTAAACATTTATGTGATAACGTATTGGTGAAATTTGAATAGATAACCTTTAGATTATCTTGGAAAAGTTCAAATCAGTTGGGAGACGAGTCgattatttatatatcaacTAATTAACACACAAAGTCCGTTTATCCTCATTAGAGCTCGTAAGTCATACCAACCTTCAACATCCTTTTATGAGGAATTTCGAAAACACTGTAACTTTGTCTCAAGTTCTTCTTCAGGAAATTGTAAGCATAATCTATCAAGAACCTTTTCCCAATCGACGACCCTTTGCTAGAAATGATCTCATGCTCACCCACCAAATGCACAACTCCCATTCGCCAAGCTTTGTCTAGTTTAACCACATCATCGTCCGCTATGCGACCTTGTTGGTTTTCACCAACTCCAAAATCATACACGATGAAATCCTTCAAACGTTCAATTAGAAGCTTTTCAAATGACTCCTTTTCATTGCGTACATCTGTGTACCCATACCTGACGACGCATCTAAATACATACAACTCGTCTGTCTTTACTTTTCGGAACAAGAACCTCTCTTCGGGTGCCACCCTACTAATTGGCAAGGACTTGATGGAAACAAAGACAATAACCGAATGTAAGGCGGGAACATTGTCAATGTAGTGTTTAAAGATTGGAGGAATGCCATGTGCTAGCTCAGAGTAGAAGATTGCAAGTCCTCCCATATGACTAATATGTGAGTCCTTAACAATGTCTTTTATGGCCTCTCGGGATACCTTGTGATCAAGCTCGTAGTTGTATTTCTCACGATAAACATAGTTCCAAGTGCACATAATGAACATTAGCACGACAGCAAACGAAAATGGCAAGTATCCCCCTTGGCCGAATTTGTAGAGAACCGCGCTTAAGTAGAGGTATTCTGTGGAGCTAATCACAAGGACATATAAGATCACCAAAAATATGTTCGTCTTCCATATGACAAGCATGATCACCGCCATGAACCCCGATGTTAACGTCTCGGCAAATATCACCGCAATGCCTTCAATGATTTCAGCAAGTCAAATATAGCAAAAATGACTTATGGGTACTAGCTAGAGTTTAGAGATATAGGTGATTTTTCTTCTACCCATTTTCTCCTAAACTAACCTATGTATTAAGGCATATAATAAAtggaaatgaaaaagaaattgaaagagTAGAGTTCTTAATTACCATAAGCATGGCCGATTTTTTCAGTGGTTCTGAACGTTACGGTAACAAGAACACAACCAATCATAAGAAGATAGTTCATTTCTGGTATATAGACTTGTCCTTCATACTTAGCGGATGTATGCACGACTTGAACACGAGGAAAGCACCCTAGCGAAAGCGATTGTTTGATAATTGAGAAAGTCCCTGAAATCATTGCCTGACTTGCTATAATGGCTGCCATAATAGCCACCACAAATACAGGCCAATACAAGGCATCCGGAATTGACTTAAAGAACGTGTCTTCCACTAGATTGCTGTGCTTTCTTAACCATGACGCCTGACCACTATAGGCTGCCATTAACGCTGGATAAACCACACAACCCATGCTTATTTGTATCGATTTGACAGTAAAGTGTCCAAGATCAGCAAACATGGCCTCGGTTCCTATTACATTCGAGTCAAATTGTCATAAACTCTtacaaattgaaaatgaaaatcatcTATATAGAAAGTACCTGTAATGGCGAGGACAACTCCACCAAGTGATATCCATGCCTCTTTTCCATTTCGTTTGAAGTAATCGACGATATATTTAGGATTTAAGGCTTTGACAACTGTAGGGTCAAACTTGATGAAATTGTAGACACCAATTCCAGCAATGAGGGCGAACCATACACAAATGATGGGGGCAAAAGCATATCCAACTCTATCAGTTCCAAACCTTTGTGCCATGAATAAAGTTATCAAGATTATTACTGATATAATAACAATCCTTCCTGCATAAATACATTTCAAAGTTATCATCAACTCAAACAACATATCTATATAGAAACGGCCCTGAGAATTAAAGTGCACGGGCCACCACAATAAGAAAAAAGACCCCTAACTCTTAACGAactcaaatatataaacaaaaactattataaatgattaaaaaaaatattataaatgatGACTAATATTATAACAATACTTTTCAAACGAGTTTGAGACAAACACTAGAGACTCTAACCTTTAATAATATCTTTCAAATGACCATCAATTAATAGAATTTTatattgtacatatatatatatatataatatatctgtATATTTAAGATAAGGTTTATGTGAGAATcgtttatatataaacatagataATATTGAGTATAACCTGATTTGTTTATGTGTGAactaatttgtttatatatgacaGTGGTTAGAAAACATATCGGTggcatttttcatatataaactaaacGGAAATCAcgatttaaattttttgaaagaaaagtatattaattttaatacttTTAGAAAGTTATACTGACATTTAATAGTcaacaaaaattttttattcaacaaAGTATATTGTTTGTCCATATAAAAAATATGGAGTATATGCTTCTTGAGATCCACTCTCCCATGTCAATGGAATATAATATGAAGAAAACTTGAAGTTAACCCAATAGTTAGGTTTCATCTACACTTTTAGCTGTATTAAATATATCCCATGAATATATAGATGACATTCcaataaaaacacttaaaatcaatatttttgaatttcaagttCATTAAATCGATTTATTTGTATCTCAAATAAGAACTAATACATAGACACATCGATGcaaattttcattatttattgaAAATTATAACATTCATAAATTATTTGATGTAAACACATCCAAAGACAGATGCATAAAagaaattttgtaattttttatgttttaatggatcaatgtgtttttaaatacttaaataactaaataataataaataggtATAAggtatattaatttattaaaaatgtttgttGTAAAAAAGTTATTAGcaatcttttgaaaataagatgTTATTATCAAATTTGTTAagactttttaattaaatgtcGATGAGTTTTTAGTCTAGTGGTTTTTATTCTAATCGTTAAGTATTTGATACATAAATGGTTCTAAATTCACTATGTGGGCCCCGGAGATGAGTTTTTCCTCAAGGTCTCTGGTTTGAGTCTTGGGTTTCCTATCTCAAGCTATTTTCCATGAGGTGGAGGTTGGAGGTCCAAcaaatcgctggttaaaattgtaTCTAGCACGTccgaatcgaaactaactttacaaaaaaaaattaaaaataaaaataaaattaaatggttattattaatttatagagaatttttttttgttaagaaaatggTTATTCatatcatttgaaaaaaaaaagaagttaataaAATTGGTTCAGAAAAGGAATAAATTCTGATCGATCATttagaaattatatttttttaatttattttacttttttcttttcattgatttctatgttttaaataaactaCACTTGGTAACCACGATAGTTGTTACTGTTTGTATTTTGTGACACAATGTCGGGATATACCATGGAATAACACCATATATGCCAAATCTAGTACTAGCTAATATCGAATAGAAATGTACTGTCTGTTCgtcttttatggtttttatgacaggTTTTCATAATAGGAAAATATATTAAGACAGATATTAAAAACTTTGTAAaccatattaatatttaatttatgtaaaaaaaattcaaacacaTAAATAAGATTCAATAGAAGGTTTTATATGGGATGAGCTTTGAATATACAATTACCTTCGGTCATGGTATCCGTCGCTTCTTTGAGTCCTGATACTGCTGATAACACTGTTGAAAAGGTTGATTTGTAAACACAAGTATTGAAAGTTATTGACGCTAATAAAATGACAAATAGCTAATTACCAGATATAGAAGGAGTAAGGATGCCATCCCCAATGACCATGGAAGTCCCAAGCATAGCTGCAAATAGAAGTGAAAACTTGGCAAAGCCGCTACCCTCAAGACTTTTCTTAACTTTTGACGCTATTGTGTTACGTTTTCCAGGCAAATCAAGTTGAAAGTTCGAGACCTCTCGATCCTCTGGTTGTTCACTTGGGATTAAACCTACCTTTGCATATCGACACAATTTTGAGTACAATGCAAAAGTACCACCTGTTGTCcgcaaaaaaaaatatgtttatgaGATATAGAACTTATAATTAAGGTGCAAAAAAAATGGTTATGCATCAATAAATCTATCACTATTCATACTAAAATAGTGAACACGGActaagaaaacatgaagttcAACATACAGTATCATTTTCAAAAGTTCCAATTTTCAATGCAAACACGTGAAAAGACATTATCGGAtctgttattaacttattatcaAAACCATGTATTCGGTGTTCCATTCATTCGATTAAAAATGTTATCTATATCTAAActgtattataaaacaaaaagttttagattttcaacattaaatttaaattttcaatattgattttaagtaacTTTTCAAGATGTCATcttatcaattctatatttacctaaaataactattttatcctttctttttcctcaaatctcaaccaatcattttttttttctctcctccataaatcatttattccttcaatttattcaaaatcttttatctcaaaaatcgtacatcgataaatcataaaaattatatgggtgttcttaaaatttcattttcttttattagagatgtcattcgatatactttcgacgaatttttaaatccaagggcagatcccgtacggctaagacatttggctatcacactctataacctatcacttcctatgacctatcacactctataacctaaAACCCCATCATATCACCGCTGTAACGCGCGGGTGTTTGCTCTCgtctatattaataaacaaactaccttcTCCTCTTTTCAACCTTCTACCTTTAGAATACCCAAAATGTCCTTAATTTTCAATACATTTCTAACTTatacactaaatctacccaatatatccctaaaataatttacactcatatttatctaaactatctatctcctttattaattaatttaaatattttcacctaatattttaataatattcttaataaagttatttataaaaaatacatctcttaaccataatTTAACTAACTACTATTTACGTCatttacttttagattaataaccacatcgttactatcaccgccactagcaccacccgttgccgccaccgccgTCGCATTATGCAGGTACTCATCTCGTATACTGTAATACTGATTGACTTTTAATGTGTTTccattaatataattttgatcaagtattattaaacaaaaaaaactttaaaaaatcaaaataaaacatttctaaaaaaaacatatgaactaattaataatataattagaaACCACCGTCATGTTTCTGCAtctttaaaaacattttgaaaatgaCATCGTATGTACGTTTTCATAGCAATCTAATCCTTTTTTTAATCCATTGGATCACCCGTTTAtataatggaaaatgattaattaatct
It encodes:
- the LOC122609432 gene encoding potassium transporter 19; this encodes MILKTDEGSLSPPRLSAAGFLHLSGLNFPPVRPELYEAETRPTYGSEAEPHPSSKASRNLSNTMNTPAAGSKRNSDVSTPGGSNRISNVVNAEQEVDNIEQTHSFRTPDHLLLESEHPGLKRHDSLDIESAKLPGHHGHHNTKDWGVILRLAFQSIGVVYGDIGTSPLYVYSSTFTNGIKHQDDILGVLSLIFYTFTLIPVIKYVSIVLHANDHGDGGTFALYSKLCRYAKVGLIPSEQPEDREVSNFQLDLPGKRNTIASKVKKSLEGSGFAKFSLLFAAMLGTSMVIGDGILTPSISVLSAVSGLKEATDTMTEGRIVIISVIILITLFMAQRFGTDRVGYAFAPIICVWFALIAGIGVYNFIKFDPTVVKALNPKYIVDYFKRNGKEAWISLGGVVLAITGTEAMFADLGHFTVKSIQISMGCVVYPALMAAYSGQASWLRKHSNLVEDTFFKSIPDALYWPVFVVAIMAAIIASQAMISGTFSIIKQSLSLGCFPRVQVVHTSAKYEGQVYIPEMNYLLMIGCVLVTVTFRTTEKIGHAYGIAVIFAETLTSGFMAVIMLVIWKTNIFLVILYVLVISSTEYLYLSAVLYKFGQGGYLPFSFAVVLMFIMCTWNYVYREKYNYELDHKVSREAIKDIVKDSHISHMGGLAIFYSELAHGIPPIFKHYIDNVPALHSVIVFVSIKSLPISRVAPEERFLFRKVKTDELYVFRCVVRYGYTDVRNEKESFEKLLIERLKDFIVYDFGVGENQQGRIADDDVVKLDKAWRMGVVHLVGEHEIISSKGSSIGKRFLIDYAYNFLKKNLRQSYSVFEIPHKRMLKVGMTYEL